A single Thiohalobacter thiocyanaticus DNA region contains:
- the mobB gene encoding molybdopterin-guanine dinucleotide biosynthesis protein MobB: MQELFNRPPVLGFAAWSGTGKTTLLEQLLPRLRAQGLRIGLIKHAHHDFDIDHPGKDSHRLRQAGAGQLLIASRRRWALMTETPEQDEADLTQLIGQLDRDALDLILVEGFRHERFPKLELHRAATGKPLLYPDDDSIMAVLSDAVVDTTLPQLDINDIPAITAFILDYVRST; the protein is encoded by the coding sequence ATGCAAGAGTTGTTCAACCGACCGCCGGTGCTGGGCTTCGCCGCCTGGAGCGGCACCGGCAAGACCACCCTGCTGGAACAGTTGCTGCCACGGCTGCGCGCACAGGGCTTGCGCATCGGTCTGATCAAGCACGCCCACCATGACTTCGATATCGACCACCCCGGCAAGGACAGCCACCGGCTGCGCCAGGCCGGTGCCGGCCAGCTGCTGATCGCCTCCCGCCGGCGCTGGGCGCTGATGACGGAAACCCCGGAACAGGACGAGGCCGACCTCACCCAACTCATCGGGCAGCTGGACCGCGACGCACTGGACCTGATCCTGGTCGAGGGCTTTCGCCATGAACGCTTTCCCAAGCTGGAACTGCATCGCGCGGCCACCGGCAAACCCTTGCTTTATCCCGACGACGACTCGATCATGGCCGTGCTGAGCGATGCCGTGGTGGACACGACACTGCCGCAGCTGGACATCAACGACATCCCGGCCATCACTGCCTTCATTCTCGACTACGTCCGTTCAACCTGA
- a CDS encoding aminoacyl-tRNA deacylase, with amino-acid sequence MALAQTLKAHLERHGVAWRTLRHPATASSHDTAAVAHVPEDHIAKAVVVRDERGPAMVVIPASHWLRLETLNAKLDRGFGLADESGLDRLFPDCAAGAIPPVGPAYGLETFVDENLASLARVFLEAGDHEALIEVSGEDFLRLQDGARRDYYSHDGTT; translated from the coding sequence GTGGCCCTGGCGCAGACCCTGAAGGCGCACCTGGAGCGTCACGGTGTTGCCTGGCGCACGCTCCGGCATCCCGCCACCGCTTCCAGTCACGACACGGCAGCCGTCGCGCACGTCCCCGAGGACCACATCGCCAAGGCCGTGGTGGTGCGGGATGAGCGGGGCCCGGCCATGGTGGTGATCCCGGCCAGCCACTGGCTGCGCCTGGAAACCCTGAACGCAAAGCTCGACCGCGGCTTCGGCCTGGCGGACGAGTCCGGGTTGGACCGGTTGTTTCCGGATTGCGCCGCCGGCGCCATTCCACCGGTCGGTCCGGCCTACGGCCTGGAAACCTTCGTCGACGAAAACCTCGCCAGCCTGGCCCGGGTCTTCCTCGAGGCGGGCGATCATGAAGCGCTGATCGAGGTCAGCGGCGAGGATTTTCTCCGCCTGCAGGACGGGGCCCGCCGCGATTATTACAGTCACGACGGCACCACCTGA
- the hpf gene encoding ribosome hibernation-promoting factor, HPF/YfiA family, protein MQIPLELTFRNMDPSDAVEAAVREKVDKLEQFHTSITSCRVAVEAQHRHHHKGNTYRVRVDLTLPGHELVASRDPGQNHAHEDVYVALRDAFNAARRQLEALNHKQKRHVKYHEAPPHGRIRLLDRDHGRIETADGRDIYFHRNSLVNGDFDQLEPGDEVRFDEEMGDDGPQASSVHAIGKHHIVG, encoded by the coding sequence ATGCAGATTCCGCTGGAACTCACTTTTCGCAATATGGATCCCTCGGATGCCGTGGAAGCGGCAGTTCGGGAAAAGGTCGACAAGCTGGAACAGTTCCACACCAGCATCACCAGTTGCCGGGTGGCGGTGGAGGCGCAGCACCGTCACCACCACAAGGGCAATACCTACCGGGTGCGGGTTGACCTGACCCTGCCCGGGCACGAGTTGGTGGCCAGCCGCGACCCCGGTCAGAATCACGCCCATGAGGACGTCTATGTCGCGCTCCGCGATGCCTTCAATGCCGCCCGGCGCCAGCTCGAGGCGCTGAACCACAAGCAAAAGCGCCACGTTAAGTATCACGAGGCGCCGCCGCACGGGCGCATCCGCCTACTGGACCGGGATCACGGCCGCATCGAGACCGCCGACGGCAGGGATATCTATTTTCATCGCAACAGCCTGGTCAATGGGGATTTCGATCAGCTCGAGCCGGGGGACGAGGTCCGCTTCGACGAGGAAATGGGCGACGACGGGCCGCAGGCGAGCAGCGTGCACGCCATCGGCAAGCATCATATCGTGGGGTAA
- a CDS encoding 1-acylglycerol-3-phosphate O-acyltransferase, with amino-acid sequence MTESDTDIARRFLALVQQLVEETQPGRRPPRVDWDSSLDTLGLDSLGRLELLLRIERDLKLPIDQDRALPLETPRQWLELLGRTPPPAAAAAPAATANREVRIASLPVSADSLGAVLAHHAEHHGERTHLSFYASEDQVTHLSYTRLFSRARQVAGHLRRIPVEPGDRVALMLPSGVDFFECFYAVLLAGAVPVPLYPPASRARILEFMQRQVSILTNAGARLLITDDQVAPFAERLQQQVESLQAVHTPEHYRAAAPEHFLPGGGADLALLQYTSGSTGTPKGVMLSHANLLANVRAMGEASAATADDVFVSWLPLYHDMGLIGACLGSLYHGIPLVLMSPLSFIARPIRWLQLIDRHGGTLSAAPNFAYQLCASRLQDADLEGLDLSSWRLAFNGAEPVHAGTLEDFITRFEPLGFRRQAMTPVYGLAENAVGLAFPPLERGPRIDHIDRERLATTNRADAVAADQPQALAVVSGGRALPDHAIRVVDEQDQPLPERVQGQIQFRGPSASAGYYRNPEATAGLCRGDWRNTGDFGYLADAEIFITGRTKDVIIRAGRNLYPYELEQAVGDLEGIRKGSVAVFGANSAEEDTERLVVLAETRERDPDTRERLREQIRQLGIDLLETPVDDVVLAPPRSVLKTSSGKIRRRDCRHLYEQGKLGEGGETGQVERRLKTRLYAGAAMTGLRRLLHHSVDLLYAGWAWSLFGLCALAVGLLVLVLPSRRLAQRSAHWGARAGLWLAGISLDVRHRERFVRDRALVVVANHASYLDAIVLTAAYDHPLHFVAKQELARFPLMRHVLRRLGNEFVQRDDVRESIAASERLVRRVQQGNGIVFFPEGTFTAAPGLLAFKPGAFQIAVDTATPVLPVAIRGTRQILRGDRWFPRRGRVEVHTGEPLASAGEGWSAVIALRDRARAVILAQCAEPDLVRDPGM; translated from the coding sequence ATGACCGAGTCCGACACCGATATCGCCAGACGCTTCCTGGCCCTGGTCCAGCAGCTGGTCGAGGAAACCCAGCCCGGCCGCCGGCCGCCGCGGGTGGACTGGGACAGTTCGCTGGATACGCTGGGCCTGGACAGTCTGGGCCGGCTGGAGTTGCTGCTGCGGATCGAGCGCGACCTGAAACTGCCCATCGATCAGGACCGCGCCCTGCCACTGGAAACCCCGCGGCAGTGGCTGGAACTGCTGGGCCGCACACCGCCGCCGGCAGCGGCCGCCGCGCCCGCTGCCACGGCCAACCGCGAGGTGCGCATCGCATCGCTGCCGGTGAGCGCCGACAGCCTGGGCGCGGTGCTGGCCCATCACGCCGAACACCACGGCGAGCGCACCCATCTCAGTTTCTACGCCAGTGAAGACCAGGTCACGCACCTGAGCTACACCCGGCTGTTCAGCCGCGCCCGGCAGGTCGCCGGCCACCTGCGCCGCATCCCGGTGGAGCCGGGCGACCGCGTCGCCCTGATGCTGCCCTCGGGCGTCGACTTCTTCGAATGCTTCTACGCCGTCCTGCTGGCCGGGGCCGTGCCGGTGCCGCTGTACCCGCCGGCCAGCCGCGCCCGCATCCTGGAGTTCATGCAGCGCCAGGTCAGTATCCTGACCAACGCCGGCGCCCGGCTGCTGATCACCGATGACCAGGTCGCGCCCTTCGCCGAGCGGCTGCAGCAGCAGGTTGAATCCCTGCAGGCGGTGCATACGCCCGAGCACTACCGCGCGGCCGCGCCCGAACATTTCCTGCCCGGCGGCGGCGCGGACCTGGCCCTGCTGCAGTACACCTCCGGCAGCACCGGCACCCCCAAGGGGGTGATGCTCAGCCACGCCAACCTGCTGGCCAATGTACGTGCCATGGGCGAGGCCAGCGCGGCCACGGCCGACGATGTGTTTGTGAGTTGGCTGCCGCTGTATCACGACATGGGCCTGATCGGCGCCTGCCTGGGTTCGCTCTATCACGGCATCCCGCTGGTGCTGATGTCGCCCCTGTCGTTCATCGCCAGGCCGATCCGCTGGCTGCAACTCATTGACCGTCACGGCGGGACCCTGTCGGCCGCACCCAACTTCGCCTACCAGCTGTGCGCCTCGCGACTGCAGGATGCCGACCTCGAGGGCCTGGACCTGTCCAGCTGGCGGCTGGCCTTCAACGGTGCCGAGCCGGTGCATGCCGGCACCCTGGAGGATTTCATAACACGGTTTGAACCGCTCGGATTCCGGCGTCAGGCCATGACCCCGGTCTACGGTCTGGCCGAGAACGCCGTGGGACTCGCCTTCCCGCCGCTGGAGCGCGGCCCGCGCATCGATCACATCGACCGCGAACGCCTGGCAACCACGAATCGCGCCGACGCAGTCGCCGCCGACCAGCCACAGGCCCTGGCCGTGGTCAGCGGCGGACGGGCCCTGCCCGACCACGCCATCCGGGTGGTGGATGAGCAGGATCAGCCGCTGCCCGAGCGGGTGCAGGGACAGATCCAGTTCCGCGGCCCCTCCGCCAGCGCCGGCTATTACCGCAATCCCGAGGCCACAGCCGGACTGTGCCGCGGCGACTGGCGCAACACCGGCGACTTCGGCTACCTGGCCGATGCCGAGATCTTCATCACCGGCCGCACCAAGGACGTGATCATCCGCGCCGGACGCAACCTCTATCCCTATGAACTGGAACAGGCCGTGGGCGACCTGGAGGGCATCCGCAAGGGCTCGGTGGCCGTGTTCGGCGCCAACTCCGCGGAGGAGGATACCGAACGCCTGGTGGTGCTGGCCGAGACCCGCGAGCGCGACCCGGACACCCGAGAGCGACTGCGTGAACAGATCCGCCAACTCGGCATCGACCTGCTGGAGACGCCGGTCGACGACGTGGTTCTGGCCCCGCCGCGCAGCGTGCTCAAGACCTCCAGCGGCAAGATCCGCCGCCGCGACTGCCGTCACCTCTACGAGCAGGGGAAACTGGGCGAGGGCGGCGAGACCGGACAGGTGGAAAGGCGGCTTAAAACCAGGTTATATGCCGGGGCCGCGATGACCGGGCTGCGGCGCCTGCTCCACCACAGCGTCGACCTCCTCTATGCCGGCTGGGCCTGGAGCCTGTTCGGCCTGTGCGCCCTGGCGGTCGGGCTGCTGGTACTGGTCCTGCCGAGCCGACGCCTGGCGCAGCGCAGCGCCCACTGGGGGGCCCGGGCCGGCCTGTGGCTGGCCGGCATCAGCCTGGACGTCAGGCACCGGGAACGCTTCGTGCGCGACCGCGCCCTGGTGGTGGTCGCCAACCATGCCAGCTACCTGGATGCCATCGTGCTGACCGCCGCCTACGACCACCCACTGCACTTCGTCGCCAAGCAGGAACTGGCCCGCTTTCCGCTGATGCGGCATGTACTGCGCAGGCTCGGCAACGAGTTCGTGCAGCGGGACGACGTCAGGGAGAGCATCGCCGCCAGTGAACGGCTGGTACGGCGGGTGCAGCAGGGCAACGGCATCGTGTTCTTCCCCGAGGGCACCTTCACCGCCGCCCCGGGCCTGCTCGCCTTCAAGCCGGGCGCCTTCCAGATCGCGGTGGACACCGCCACCCCGGTGCTGCCGGTGGCCATCCGCGGCACCCGGCAGATCCTGCGCGGCGACCGCTGGTTCCCGCGCCGCGGCCGGGTGGAAGTCCATACCGGCGAGCCGCTCGCGTCCGCGGGCGAAGGCTGGAGCGCGGTCATCGCGCTGCGCGACCGGGCGCGGGCGGTGATCCTGGCGCAGTGCGCGGAACCGGATCTGGTCCGGGACCCGGGTATGTGA
- a CDS encoding SIMPL domain-containing protein (The SIMPL domain is named for its presence in mouse protein SIMPL (signalling molecule that associates with mouse pelle-like kinase). Bacterial member BP26, from Brucella, was shown to assemble into a channel-like structure, while YggE from E. coli has been associated with resistance to oxidative stress.): MTPLLRGFPLLFAALALPLAAAEDDHYNRIRFQVEVSERVANDRMQAVLAAETEAASADEVADSINRSMRWALEQSRDIEGVTVSTGSYRITPVYRKDRPERWRGLQELRLEGRDFAALGQLIGTLQQRLQIKHTGFFIAAATREAVETRLIDQAIERFQQRAGQIRQRFGAETYHLVEASVNAAGGGQPQPLLRMQAMAEAAAPPALEGGEGEVTVSVSGVIELE, encoded by the coding sequence ATGACGCCTTTGCTTCGCGGGTTCCCCCTCCTGTTCGCCGCCCTGGCCCTGCCGCTTGCCGCTGCCGAGGACGACCACTACAACCGCATCCGCTTCCAGGTGGAGGTGAGCGAACGCGTCGCCAACGACCGCATGCAGGCAGTACTGGCCGCCGAAACCGAGGCGGCTTCGGCCGATGAGGTGGCCGACAGCATCAACCGGAGCATGCGCTGGGCGCTGGAGCAGAGTCGCGACATCGAAGGCGTCACGGTCAGTACCGGCAGCTACCGCATCACGCCCGTCTATCGCAAGGACCGGCCGGAACGCTGGCGCGGGCTGCAGGAACTGCGCCTGGAAGGCCGTGACTTCGCCGCGCTGGGGCAGCTGATCGGCACCCTGCAGCAGCGGCTGCAGATCAAGCACACCGGCTTTTTCATCGCCGCTGCCACCCGCGAGGCGGTCGAGACGCGCCTGATCGATCAGGCGATCGAGCGCTTTCAGCAGCGGGCCGGTCAGATCCGTCAGCGTTTCGGCGCTGAAACCTACCACCTGGTCGAGGCCAGTGTGAACGCCGCTGGCGGCGGCCAGCCGCAGCCGCTGCTGCGGATGCAGGCCATGGCCGAGGCGGCGGCGCCGCCGGCCCTGGAAGGCGGAGAGGGCGAGGTCACAGTCAGCGTCAGCGGGGTGATCGAACTGGAGTGA
- the xerD gene encoding site-specific tyrosine recombinase XerD — translation MPESDRQEIEGFLDRLWMEAGLSEHTLAAYRSDLSQFARWLAGRGCSLRQAGQADLLAYLAHRAGNAKARSAARGLSSLRRFYRFQVREGRRRDDPTARIDSPKLGRPLPKALTEAEVEALLDAPDTRTALGLRDRTLLELVYACGLRVSELIALTLPQLNLRQGVVRVTGKGNKERLVPLGEEAAGWVERYLGQSRPALLRGRVSDYLFPGRGGAPLTRQACWHRIKRYALAAGIRSPISPHTLRHAFATHLLNHGADLRVVQLLLGHSDLSTTQIYTHVARARLQQLHGEHHPRG, via the coding sequence CTGCCGGAATCCGATCGTCAGGAGATCGAGGGCTTTCTCGACCGCCTGTGGATGGAGGCGGGTCTGAGCGAGCATACCCTTGCCGCCTACCGCAGCGACCTGAGCCAGTTTGCCCGCTGGCTGGCCGGACGCGGCTGCAGCCTGCGGCAGGCCGGCCAGGCCGACCTGCTGGCCTACCTGGCCCACCGCGCCGGCAATGCCAAGGCGCGCAGCGCCGCTCGCGGCCTGTCCAGCCTGCGCCGCTTCTACCGCTTCCAGGTGCGCGAGGGTCGGCGCCGGGACGATCCCACTGCGCGCATCGACTCGCCCAAGCTGGGCCGGCCCCTGCCCAAGGCGCTGACCGAGGCCGAGGTGGAGGCCCTGCTGGATGCACCGGACACCCGCACTGCCCTGGGGCTGCGCGACCGCACCCTGCTGGAACTGGTCTATGCCTGCGGCCTGCGGGTGAGCGAACTGATTGCGCTCACGCTGCCGCAACTCAACCTGCGCCAGGGGGTGGTGCGGGTCACCGGCAAGGGCAACAAGGAACGGCTGGTGCCGCTGGGCGAGGAGGCCGCCGGCTGGGTCGAGCGTTATCTCGGGCAGTCGCGGCCGGCACTGCTGCGCGGCCGGGTCAGCGATTACCTGTTTCCCGGCCGCGGTGGTGCGCCCCTGACCCGCCAGGCCTGCTGGCACCGGATCAAGCGTTATGCCCTTGCGGCCGGCATCCGCAGTCCCATCTCGCCCCACACCCTGCGCCACGCCTTCGCCACCCATCTGCTCAATCACGGTGCCGACCTGCGCGTGGTGCAGCTGCTGCTGGGCCACAGCGACCTGTCCACCACCCAGATCTACACCCACGTGGCCCGGGCCCGGCTGCAGCAGTTGCATGGCGAGCATCACCCGCGCGGCTGA
- the moeA gene encoding molybdopterin molybdotransferase MoeA: MTASNQDPCAAPEQKLLPVAEARSRILDAVAPIEGDEMLPLRSALGRILAEPVRAGIDVPAFANSAMDGYAVRGADLAADTACAFELIGQAMAGTPFDGSVGPGQAVRIMTGAVIPEGADTVIMQEQVKVDGRRVRIGPGQKAGANVRHAGEDIRAGETVLEAGIRLLPPQLGVIASLGQAEVRVRRRLRVAFFSTGDELVGLGQPLGPGRIYDSNRYTLHAMLTRLGAEVIDLGVIPDSRDAVRMAFADAAAQADAVITSGGVSVGEADYVKETLEAMGEIDFWRIAMKPGKPLAIGRLGAARFFGLPGNPVSVMATFYQFTQPALEKMMGTTPAPPPLLQARVAVALKKSPGRLEFQRGFMEATANGELHVRPTGGQGSHLMTSMSRANCFIILPAESGGAEAGAMVQIQPFAGLV, encoded by the coding sequence ATGACAGCCAGTAACCAGGACCCCTGTGCCGCCCCCGAACAGAAACTGCTGCCGGTCGCCGAGGCCCGGAGCCGCATCCTCGACGCCGTCGCGCCCATCGAGGGTGACGAGATGCTGCCGCTGCGCAGCGCCCTCGGCCGCATCCTGGCCGAGCCGGTGCGCGCCGGCATTGACGTGCCTGCCTTCGCCAATTCGGCCATGGACGGCTATGCCGTGCGCGGTGCCGACCTCGCTGCCGACACTGCCTGCGCATTCGAGTTGATCGGCCAGGCCATGGCCGGCACCCCCTTCGATGGTAGCGTAGGCCCGGGCCAGGCCGTGCGCATCATGACCGGGGCGGTGATACCCGAGGGGGCCGACACCGTGATCATGCAGGAGCAGGTCAAAGTCGACGGCAGGCGCGTGCGCATCGGTCCGGGGCAGAAGGCCGGTGCCAATGTCCGCCACGCCGGCGAGGACATCCGTGCCGGCGAGACGGTGCTGGAGGCCGGCATCCGGCTGCTGCCGCCGCAGCTGGGCGTGATCGCCTCGCTGGGCCAGGCCGAAGTGCGGGTCCGGCGCCGGCTGCGGGTGGCCTTCTTCTCCACCGGCGACGAACTGGTCGGGCTGGGCCAGCCGCTGGGACCGGGCCGGATCTACGACAGCAACCGCTACACCCTGCACGCCATGCTGACCCGGCTGGGCGCGGAGGTGATCGATCTGGGCGTGATACCCGACAGCCGCGATGCGGTGCGCATGGCCTTCGCCGACGCCGCCGCCCAGGCCGACGCAGTCATCACCTCCGGCGGGGTCTCGGTGGGCGAGGCCGACTATGTCAAGGAGACCCTGGAGGCCATGGGCGAAATCGACTTCTGGCGCATCGCCATGAAGCCCGGCAAACCGCTGGCCATCGGCCGCCTGGGCGCAGCGCGCTTCTTCGGCCTGCCCGGCAACCCGGTCTCGGTCATGGCCACCTTCTACCAGTTCACCCAGCCGGCGCTGGAGAAGATGATGGGCACCACCCCGGCGCCGCCGCCGCTGTTGCAGGCACGCGTCGCCGTAGCGCTGAAGAAAAGCCCCGGCCGGCTGGAGTTCCAGCGCGGCTTCATGGAGGCGACCGCCAACGGTGAGTTGCATGTCCGCCCCACCGGCGGCCAGGGCTCGCACCTGATGACGTCCATGAGCCGGGCCAACTGCTTCATCATTCTACCGGCCGAATCGGGCGGCGCCGAGGCCGGCGCGATGGTGCAGATCCAGCCCTTTGCCGGGTTGGTATAA
- the lon gene encoding endopeptidase La — protein sequence MTSPSDDAERIITSQPPPEPGSDLALPGEVMPNTLHLLPLTERPFFPAQSVPVLMNDTPWVDTIKAIGDTAHQLAGLVVVDTRDADQAQPEDFRLIGTAVRMHHPMRNSGKLQFIAEGLQRFRILDWISKQPPYLVRVEFPDDVLDEEEQLKAYGIAIINTLKELVPLNPLYSEELKFFLNRFNPNEPSALTDFAASLTTASRDELQEVLETLDVLERMKKVLVLIKKELEVARLQVEIREQVEEKLSEQQRKFFLREQLKAIQKELGISKDDRTADSERFKQRLENLAMPEAVQRRIDDELQKFSVLESGSPEYAVTRNYLDWMTSMPWGRYSEDNLDLDHARDILARDHDGLEDVKDRIIEFLAVGNLKGEVAGSILLLVGPPGVGKTSIGRSVADALGRRFYRFSLGGMRDEAEIKGHRRTYIGAMPGKFAQALKEAGVVNPVIMLDEIDKIGASFHGDPASALLEVLDPEQNSEFLDHYLDVRLDLSKTLFICTANQLDTIPSPLLDRMEVIRLSGYITEEKVLIAKHHLWPRQLDKAGIPRTRLRITDAAIRRVIEGYAREAGVRNLEKQLRKLIRKTAVQFVGRKSKGKAKPVRIGTQQVEALLGKPVFARERPFAGVGIVTGLAWTALGGATLNIEATLVHSRNRGFKLTGQLGEVMRESADIAYSYVASHLQEFGGRRDFFDEAFVHLHVPEGATPKDGPSAGITMATALLSLARGQRIKRPVAMTGELTLTGRVLPVGGIREKVIAARRNRVFEVILPEANRRDYEELPGHITEKMTAHFAARYQDVVRLVFPE from the coding sequence ATGACAAGCCCCTCCGACGACGCCGAACGCATCATCACCTCGCAGCCGCCCCCGGAACCGGGCTCGGACCTGGCCCTGCCGGGCGAGGTCATGCCCAACACCCTGCACCTGCTGCCGCTGACCGAACGGCCCTTCTTTCCGGCCCAGAGCGTGCCGGTACTGATGAACGACACGCCCTGGGTGGACACCATCAAGGCCATCGGCGATACCGCCCATCAGCTGGCCGGGCTGGTGGTGGTCGATACCCGCGACGCCGACCAGGCGCAGCCCGAGGATTTCCGCCTCATCGGCACCGCCGTGCGCATGCATCATCCCATGCGCAATTCGGGCAAGCTCCAGTTCATCGCCGAGGGCCTGCAGCGCTTCCGCATCCTGGACTGGATATCGAAGCAGCCGCCCTACCTGGTGCGGGTGGAATTCCCCGACGACGTGCTCGATGAGGAGGAGCAACTCAAGGCCTACGGCATTGCCATCATCAACACCCTCAAGGAACTGGTGCCGCTCAATCCGCTCTACAGCGAGGAACTCAAGTTCTTCCTCAACCGCTTCAATCCCAACGAGCCCTCGGCGCTGACCGACTTCGCCGCCAGCCTGACCACCGCCTCGCGCGACGAACTGCAGGAGGTGCTGGAGACGCTTGACGTGCTGGAACGGATGAAGAAGGTCCTGGTGCTGATCAAGAAGGAACTGGAGGTCGCCCGCCTGCAGGTCGAGATCCGCGAACAGGTCGAGGAGAAGTTGAGCGAGCAGCAGCGCAAGTTCTTCCTGCGCGAGCAACTCAAGGCGATCCAGAAGGAACTCGGCATCTCCAAGGACGATCGGACCGCCGACAGTGAACGCTTCAAACAGCGGCTGGAGAACCTGGCGATGCCGGAGGCGGTGCAGCGGCGCATCGACGACGAACTGCAGAAGTTCTCGGTACTGGAATCCGGCTCGCCCGAATACGCCGTCACCCGCAACTACCTCGACTGGATGACGAGCATGCCCTGGGGCCGCTACTCCGAGGACAACCTCGACCTGGACCATGCCCGGGACATCCTGGCGCGTGACCATGACGGGCTGGAAGACGTCAAGGACCGCATCATCGAGTTTCTCGCCGTCGGCAACCTCAAGGGCGAGGTGGCCGGCTCCATCCTGCTGCTGGTCGGCCCGCCCGGCGTGGGCAAGACCTCCATCGGCCGCTCGGTGGCCGATGCCCTGGGTCGGCGCTTCTACCGCTTCAGCCTGGGCGGGATGCGCGACGAGGCCGAGATCAAGGGCCACCGCCGCACCTACATCGGCGCCATGCCGGGCAAGTTCGCCCAGGCACTCAAGGAGGCCGGGGTGGTCAACCCGGTGATCATGCTGGACGAGATCGACAAGATCGGCGCCTCCTTCCACGGCGATCCGGCCTCGGCCCTGCTGGAGGTGCTGGATCCGGAGCAGAACAGCGAGTTCCTGGATCACTACCTGGACGTACGGCTGGATCTGTCGAAGACCCTGTTCATCTGCACCGCCAACCAGCTCGACACCATCCCCTCCCCGCTGCTCGACCGCATGGAGGTGATCCGGCTGTCGGGCTACATCACCGAAGAGAAGGTGCTGATCGCGAAGCACCACCTGTGGCCGCGGCAGCTGGACAAGGCCGGCATCCCGCGCACCCGACTGCGGATCACCGACGCGGCCATCCGCCGCGTCATCGAGGGCTATGCCCGCGAGGCGGGCGTGCGCAACCTGGAGAAGCAGCTGCGCAAGCTGATCCGCAAGACCGCAGTGCAGTTCGTGGGCAGAAAATCAAAGGGTAAGGCGAAACCGGTGCGCATCGGCACGCAGCAGGTGGAGGCGTTGCTGGGCAAGCCGGTGTTCGCCCGCGAACGGCCCTTTGCCGGCGTGGGCATCGTCACCGGCCTGGCGTGGACCGCCCTGGGCGGCGCCACGCTCAACATCGAGGCCACCCTGGTGCACAGCAGGAACCGCGGCTTCAAGCTCACCGGCCAGCTGGGCGAAGTCATGCGCGAGTCCGCCGACATCGCCTACAGCTACGTCGCCAGTCACCTGCAGGAATTCGGCGGGCGCCGGGACTTCTTCGACGAGGCCTTCGTCCACCTGCACGTGCCCGAGGGCGCCACCCCCAAGGACGGGCCCTCGGCCGGCATCACCATGGCCACCGCCCTGCTGTCCCTGGCCCGCGGCCAGCGCATCAAACGGCCGGTCGCCATGACCGGCGAGCTGACCCTGACCGGGCGGGTACTGCCGGTGGGCGGCATCCGCGAGAAGGTCATCGCCGCGCGGCGCAACCGGGTGTTCGAGGTGATCCTGCCCGAGGCCAACCGGCGCGACTACGAGGAACTGCCCGGGCACATCACCGAGAAGATGACGGCGCATTTCGCCGCACGTTATCAGGATGTGGTTAGGCTGGTGTTTCCGGAATGA
- the mobA gene encoding molybdenum cofactor guanylyltransferase MobA has translation MSATATVCHDLTGLILAGGRATRLGGRDKGLIEVGGHALVDYAIAVLRQFTPRILISANRHRADYARRGWPVLADALVDYPGPLAGILTALEQLETERLLVMPCDTPLASPALFDRLVAAQDSQGGIACLARDSGRLQPTFCLLKREVAPSLRRFLDAGERKTQTWLQSLTPVIVDCSDHPDWFANVNTPEDLRRIEAML, from the coding sequence ATGTCCGCCACCGCCACTGTGTGTCATGATCTCACCGGCCTGATTCTGGCCGGCGGCCGGGCCACCCGGCTGGGCGGGCGGGACAAGGGGTTGATCGAGGTGGGCGGCCACGCCCTGGTCGATTACGCCATCGCCGTCCTGCGCCAGTTCACACCGCGCATCCTGATCAGCGCCAACCGCCACCGGGCCGACTACGCCCGCCGCGGCTGGCCGGTACTGGCCGACGCGCTGGTCGATTACCCCGGCCCGCTGGCTGGCATCCTGACTGCGCTGGAACAGCTGGAAACAGAGCGCCTGCTGGTCATGCCCTGCGATACCCCGCTGGCATCGCCGGCACTGTTTGACCGGCTCGTCGCCGCCCAGGACAGTCAGGGCGGCATCGCCTGCCTGGCCCGCGACAGCGGACGGCTGCAGCCGACCTTCTGCCTGCTCAAACGCGAAGTGGCGCCGTCGCTGCGCCGGTTCCTGGACGCAGGCGAGCGCAAGACGCAGACCTGGCTGCAGTCGCTGACGCCGGTGATCGTGGACTGCAGCGACCACCCGGACTGGTTCGCCAACGTCAACACGCCGGAGGATCTGCGGCGCATCGAGGCTATGCTGTGA